A stretch of Shewanella dokdonensis DNA encodes these proteins:
- a CDS encoding YciI family protein has translation MFIVSLTYTCELSEIEKHLAAHIAYLEQQYAAGHFLASGRKVPRTGGVILAQADSQEQLWQILALDPFKQQQLAEYEIIEFIPTKTAESLACWRQ, from the coding sequence ATGTTTATCGTATCGTTAACTTATACTTGTGAACTCAGTGAGATAGAAAAACACCTTGCGGCACATATCGCTTATCTGGAACAGCAGTATGCGGCGGGCCATTTCCTGGCTTCGGGTCGCAAAGTGCCGCGTACGGGTGGGGTGATTTTGGCGCAAGCGGATAGCCAGGAGCAGTTATGGCAGATTCTGGCTCTGGATCCGTTTAAACAGCAACAACTCGCGGAATATGAGATCATCGAATTTATTCCTACAAAAACCGCGGAGAGTCTCGCGTGTTGGCGACAGTAA
- a CDS encoding adenosylhomocysteinase, translated as MYQDFAAELAWASLHMTRTRAAVAALPDLHGVRLACNMHLDLKMAPLVAGLLSKGAEVFLTTCNPTTVQDDVVKYLCDKGATAHAWRDMSDADWSDSFDKALAWQPTHLCEMGADLTTRLHQSATGPKIIAGLEATGSGINRLGGVHPRYPIFNWDDLPVKEGLHNRHMVGLTAWHTFFQTTHLTLHEKTVIVIGYGLVGQGVAAAAKAYGGQVQVAELNPARALQAKYDGWPVVDLATAVTQADVVATATGAYGVLNAKHLQAMKDGAFILNVGHVSQEIDVPFLKQQARHSLPMPYVDAYEFDGKTLYLLADGSMFNLTAGYGDSLNAFDVTLAVMAAGIGHIVGAGASHAAGLYLLPQSAWMPVL; from the coding sequence ATGTACCAAGATTTTGCAGCAGAGTTGGCCTGGGCCAGCCTGCATATGACCCGTACCCGCGCCGCAGTCGCGGCTTTACCTGATCTACACGGTGTCAGGCTCGCCTGTAACATGCACCTCGACCTGAAAATGGCACCGCTGGTAGCTGGGCTGCTGAGCAAAGGTGCTGAAGTGTTTCTTACTACCTGTAACCCGACAACGGTGCAGGACGATGTGGTCAAATATCTGTGCGACAAAGGGGCAACGGCACATGCTTGGCGCGATATGAGCGATGCTGACTGGTCGGATTCTTTTGATAAAGCACTGGCTTGGCAACCTACCCACTTGTGCGAAATGGGGGCCGATCTGACCACCCGTCTGCATCAGTCTGCCACTGGCCCCAAGATAATTGCTGGGCTGGAAGCGACCGGCTCTGGCATTAATCGTCTGGGCGGTGTCCATCCGCGTTACCCTATTTTTAACTGGGATGACCTGCCGGTAAAAGAAGGATTGCACAATCGTCATATGGTGGGGCTGACAGCCTGGCACACATTCTTTCAGACCACCCATCTCACCTTGCATGAGAAAACCGTTATCGTCATCGGTTATGGCCTCGTTGGGCAAGGGGTCGCCGCAGCAGCCAAAGCCTACGGCGGTCAGGTACAAGTGGCCGAACTCAATCCCGCAAGAGCGTTACAAGCCAAATATGATGGCTGGCCGGTGGTAGATTTGGCGACAGCGGTAACGCAGGCCGATGTGGTTGCCACCGCTACCGGGGCTTATGGTGTGCTGAATGCCAAACATTTGCAGGCGATGAAAGACGGGGCATTTATTCTCAACGTTGGCCATGTTTCACAAGAAATTGATGTGCCTTTCCTGAAACAGCAGGCCCGTCACAGTCTGCCGATGCCTTATGTCGATGCCTATGAATTTGATGGCAAAACCTTATACCTGCTGGCGGATGGTTCGATGTTCAATCTCACTGCTGGTTATGGTGATAGCCTTAACGCCTTCGATGTTACGTTGGCGGTGATGGCGGCGGGTATCGGTCACATTGTTGGCGCGGGTGCCTCACATGCGGCGGGTTTGTATCTACTGCCGCAATCAGCTTGGATGCCTGTTCTGTAA
- a CDS encoding RidA family protein: MPIQRINPSKLWSDVTIYHGIAHFVEVAESEPLGDIREQVSAILAQADNKLQLIGSDRSRVLAVTIYLTDFANAAVLNELWEAWFPEGCAPSRVCVKAELADPQYLLEMAFVAAAGEPGYAEGR; the protein is encoded by the coding sequence ATGCCAATTCAACGAATTAATCCCAGCAAGCTCTGGTCTGATGTCACGATTTATCATGGCATTGCCCACTTTGTCGAAGTGGCCGAGAGCGAACCTCTAGGTGATATCCGTGAACAAGTCAGTGCCATACTGGCGCAAGCGGACAACAAATTGCAGCTTATTGGCAGTGACCGTAGCCGCGTGTTAGCGGTGACCATTTATCTCACCGACTTTGCCAACGCCGCCGTATTAAATGAACTGTGGGAAGCCTGGTTTCCTGAAGGTTGTGCTCCCAGTCGCGTCTGTGTCAAAGCCGAATTGGCCGACCCGCAATACCTGTTGGAAATGGCGTTTGTGGCGGCGGCTGGCGAGCCTGGTTATGCCGAGGGGCGCTAA
- a CDS encoding patatin-like phospholipase family protein codes for MISARLLQRLNEQPSIAGWLAQVDLLAGTSTGGILALGLAAGHSPQEIAELYQQRGAEIFDDSIWDNVRDLGRTIGAEYATKPLRKVLTETFGELQLGDLSRKVAIPTFDLDNGAAAAHRSWKPKIFHNFNGSDCDAAVKVADVALYTSAAPTYFPSADGYIDGGVYANNPAIVALAQAISQHNLPQERAAMDDIVLLSVGTGVSLTYIKGKTLDWGYAQWIKPLINILMDGVSGIADYQARQLLGESYQRLQLVFEHGETIALDAVNKLPHMLQLADSADIDATVDWLQQHWLT; via the coding sequence GTGATCAGCGCGCGCTTGTTGCAACGTCTCAATGAACAACCGTCAATCGCCGGTTGGTTAGCACAAGTCGATCTGCTGGCGGGCACTTCTACTGGCGGCATTTTAGCGCTAGGGCTGGCCGCTGGCCACTCGCCGCAAGAGATTGCCGAGCTATACCAGCAGCGAGGGGCTGAAATCTTTGATGACAGCATCTGGGACAATGTCCGCGATCTTGGCAGAACCATAGGTGCCGAATACGCCACCAAGCCGTTGCGGAAAGTGCTGACCGAGACCTTTGGTGAACTGCAACTGGGTGACCTGAGCCGTAAAGTCGCCATTCCTACCTTTGACCTAGATAATGGTGCTGCCGCCGCCCACCGCAGCTGGAAGCCAAAAATTTTTCATAACTTCAACGGCAGTGACTGTGATGCCGCGGTCAAGGTGGCCGATGTGGCCTTGTACACCAGCGCTGCCCCGACCTATTTCCCCTCAGCGGATGGTTACATCGACGGTGGTGTATACGCCAATAATCCGGCCATTGTGGCACTGGCTCAGGCCATTTCTCAACATAACCTACCGCAAGAGCGCGCCGCAATGGATGACATAGTGTTATTGTCGGTTGGCACCGGGGTCAGTCTCACCTATATCAAAGGTAAAACCTTGGACTGGGGCTATGCCCAGTGGATCAAACCGCTGATAAACATTCTGATGGACGGTGTTTCCGGTATTGCTGACTATCAGGCCCGGCAGTTGCTGGGAGAAAGTTACCAGCGGTTGCAGTTAGTGTTTGAGCATGGAGAAACTATTGCGTTGGATGCGGTAAACAAACTACCGCATATGCTACAACTGGCAGACAGTGCCGACATAGATGCTACCGTGGACTGGTTACAGCAACACTGGCTGACATAG
- a CDS encoding glutathione S-transferase family protein: MAAFRVYGDAQSGNCYKVQLLCALLHLDYEWVAVDILAGDTRVSSFLEKNPNGKIPLLELSDGRTLSESNAIINYLAHGSALLPSEPFALAKVQQWQFFEQYSHEPYIAVARFIAKYLGLPAERRAEYEAKQKGGHKALAVMEQQLQHSQFIAGDSLSTADISLFAYTHVADEGGFSLEHYPAIDAWIDRIKALAAFRPMGA; this comes from the coding sequence ATGGCAGCGTTTAGGGTTTACGGTGATGCGCAATCTGGTAACTGTTATAAAGTGCAATTGTTGTGTGCCTTGTTGCACCTGGACTATGAATGGGTAGCGGTGGATATTCTGGCAGGTGATACTCGGGTTAGCTCATTTCTGGAGAAAAATCCTAACGGTAAAATCCCGTTACTGGAACTGAGCGACGGTCGTACTTTGTCTGAGTCTAACGCCATCATTAACTATCTGGCTCATGGCTCTGCGTTATTACCTTCCGAACCGTTTGCGCTGGCTAAAGTGCAACAGTGGCAGTTTTTTGAGCAGTACAGTCACGAACCCTATATTGCCGTTGCGCGTTTTATCGCTAAATATCTTGGCCTGCCAGCCGAGCGCCGCGCCGAATATGAAGCCAAGCAGAAAGGCGGGCACAAGGCGTTGGCGGTGATGGAGCAACAGTTGCAGCACAGCCAGTTTATTGCCGGTGACAGTTTGAGCACCGCCGATATCAGCTTGTTTGCCTATACCCATGTGGCCGATGAAGGCGGCTTTTCGTTGGAGCACTATCCAGCTATTGACGCCTGGATCGATCGCATCAAAGCATTAGCAGCTTTCCGACCTATGGGGGCATGA
- a CDS encoding nucleoside triphosphate pyrophosphohydrolase family protein — MKLTLLTQSLYDKLYRDICEFRLTFDLPVAEPESLDAKQDQLHTSLISEELTELAEAADKVAQADAIVDSVYVLMGRLVHLGATAVEQRLEISYLVDLLLQVANNRGIDFVPCWDEVHSSNMSKVCRTEQELEATIAHYARQGIEISGSRNGDYLIAKCAKDVAMAGKTVRRGKVLKSVYYRPADLRSLVS; from the coding sequence ATGAAGCTCACCCTGTTGACCCAGTCGCTGTACGACAAACTCTATCGTGATATCTGCGAATTTCGCCTGACCTTTGACCTACCAGTGGCAGAGCCTGAGTCCTTAGATGCCAAGCAAGATCAACTGCATACCTCGTTAATCAGTGAAGAACTGACAGAGCTGGCCGAAGCCGCAGATAAAGTAGCGCAAGCCGATGCTATCGTCGACAGCGTCTATGTCTTGATGGGCCGACTGGTACACCTTGGTGCAACCGCCGTGGAGCAACGGCTGGAGATCAGCTATCTGGTGGATCTGTTATTGCAGGTAGCCAACAATCGCGGTATCGATTTTGTCCCCTGCTGGGACGAAGTGCATAGCAGCAATATGAGCAAGGTCTGTCGCACCGAGCAGGAACTAGAAGCAACCATTGCCCATTATGCCCGGCAAGGGATCGAGATCAGCGGCAGCCGAAATGGCGATTATCTGATCGCCAAATGTGCCAAAGACGTAGCCATGGCTGGCAAGACGGTACGCCGTGGCAAAGTATTGAAGTCGGTTTATTATCGTCCAGCAGACCTGCGTTCCTTGGTCAGTTAA